The Pirellulimonas nuda genome includes a region encoding these proteins:
- a CDS encoding OPT family oligopeptide transporter: MPDPLPQVRQLTLRAAATGAVLGMVLVPCNVYSGLKIGWSFNMSIAAALLSCGFWNATRRVAGPERIAHWGMLENNINQTCASSAASIISAGLVAPIPALTILTGQTLSWPVLSAWLFSVSLIGVVVGLILRRQMLEVQALPFPSGVATAETVREIYAAGREAAIRLRGLMTAGLLAAAVKLLPTAPWGPAIGLGPVGAPMLSTRGLGLMLDPSLLMIGFGAIVGLRVGVSLLLGAAIAWGVIAPWLFATGRLPAPASPDEGVFLAAVEFLLWPGVAMMVAAALTSFAASIPRVLRGIGSAAPEDPVEGAREGVAPRWLIAGMALATVLAVAAQVCFFEIHPAMALLSVLMTFLLAVVAARVSGETGIPPIGALGKVTQITFGLIHPTSVGTNLMTANVTGGAAGQCSDLLHDLKAGRLLGASVRAQAVAQVLGVIVGSLAGSAAYLLLVPDPAAMLLTPEWPAPAVATWKAVAELFRDGIDAAPRGAMPAAVIGTVVGVLLAALDQWRPKRARRWRPSAVSMGLAFVIPAYYCLSLFFGAAIAAVALRISPRWAQRLTLPIAAGLVAGESLAGVGGALWSMLWKIGGE; this comes from the coding sequence ATGCCCGACCCGCTCCCCCAGGTCCGACAGCTCACCCTCCGCGCCGCGGCCACGGGCGCGGTGCTGGGCATGGTGTTGGTCCCTTGCAACGTCTACTCGGGGCTGAAGATCGGCTGGTCGTTCAATATGTCCATCGCCGCGGCGCTGCTGAGCTGCGGCTTCTGGAACGCCACGCGCCGCGTCGCCGGACCTGAGCGGATCGCGCACTGGGGGATGCTCGAGAACAACATCAACCAAACCTGCGCCTCGAGCGCCGCGTCGATCATTTCTGCTGGCTTGGTGGCGCCGATCCCGGCGCTGACCATCCTCACCGGCCAGACGCTCAGTTGGCCGGTGCTGTCGGCCTGGCTCTTCTCGGTCAGCCTGATCGGCGTGGTGGTGGGGTTGATCCTCCGCCGGCAGATGCTGGAGGTGCAGGCCCTGCCCTTCCCTTCCGGCGTGGCGACCGCCGAGACGGTCCGAGAGATCTACGCCGCGGGCCGCGAGGCCGCTATCCGGCTACGCGGATTGATGACTGCCGGGCTGCTGGCGGCCGCGGTCAAGCTGCTCCCCACCGCTCCCTGGGGGCCGGCGATCGGGCTGGGCCCCGTCGGGGCGCCCATGCTCTCGACCCGCGGCCTGGGGCTGATGCTCGACCCGTCGCTGTTGATGATCGGCTTCGGCGCCATCGTTGGGCTGCGGGTCGGCGTCTCGCTGCTGCTGGGCGCAGCGATCGCCTGGGGAGTGATCGCCCCGTGGCTGTTCGCCACCGGGCGACTGCCGGCGCCCGCTTCTCCCGACGAAGGGGTCTTCCTGGCCGCGGTCGAGTTCTTGCTCTGGCCGGGGGTGGCGATGATGGTCGCGGCGGCGCTCACCTCCTTTGCTGCTTCGATCCCGCGGGTGCTGCGCGGCATCGGCAGCGCCGCCCCTGAAGACCCCGTGGAGGGCGCACGCGAGGGCGTGGCGCCTCGATGGCTGATCGCGGGGATGGCGCTCGCTACGGTGCTGGCGGTCGCAGCGCAGGTCTGCTTCTTCGAGATCCACCCCGCGATGGCGCTGCTCAGCGTGTTGATGACGTTCTTGCTGGCGGTGGTCGCGGCGAGGGTTTCCGGAGAGACGGGCATCCCCCCCATCGGCGCCTTGGGCAAGGTCACCCAGATCACCTTCGGCCTGATCCACCCGACCAGCGTGGGCACCAATCTGATGACCGCCAACGTCACCGGCGGCGCCGCCGGTCAGTGCAGCGACCTGCTGCACGACCTCAAAGCGGGCCGGCTGCTGGGCGCCTCGGTCCGCGCTCAGGCCGTGGCGCAGGTGCTGGGGGTGATCGTTGGGTCGCTGGCCGGCAGCGCCGCGTATCTGCTGCTGGTCCCCGACCCCGCCGCGATGCTGCTCACCCCGGAGTGGCCCGCCCCGGCGGTGGCCACCTGGAAGGCGGTGGCCGAGCTGTTCCGCGACGGGATCGACGCGGCGCCCCGCGGCGCGATGCCGGCCGCGGTGATCGGAACGGTGGTCGGCGTGCTGCTAGCGGCGCTCGATCAGTGGCGCCCCAAGCGGGCGCGCCGGTGGCGCCCCAGTGCGGTGAGCATGGGGCTCGCGTTTGTGATCCCGGCATACTACTGCTTGTCGCTGTTCTTCGGCGCCGCGATTGCGGCGGTCGCACTGCGGATTTCGCCGCGCTGGGCGCAGCGGCTGACGCTCCCCATCGCCGCGGGGCTGGTGGCCGGAGAGAGCCTCGCGGGGGTCGGGGGCGCCTTGTGGTCCATGCTGTGGAAGATCGGCGGAGAATGA